The following DNA comes from Caulobacter sp. X.
TTGGCGAGGTCGGCGCGCAGGCGGTCGAGGGCCTCGCGGGCTTGCGCCGCGCCGCCGACCTTCTCCTTCTCGGCCTTCCACTTGGCGGTCATCTCGTCCGACCGGAACTGCAGGTCGTCGATCTCGACCTCCAGGTTCTCCAGGCGCTGCTTGGAGGCGGCGTCGGTTTCCTTGGAGAGGGCTTCGCGCTCGATCTTCAGCTGCACCAGGCGGCGGTCGATCTCGTCCAGCTCCTCGGGCTTGCTGTCGATCTGCATGCGCACGCGGCTGGAGGCCTCGTCCACCAGGTCGATCGCCTTGTCCGGCAGGAAGCGGTCGGCGATGTAGCGGCTGGACAGGGTCGCGGCGGCGACGATGGCGCTGTCGCTGATCCGCACGCCGTGGTGGACCTCGTACTTTTCCTTCAGGCCGCGCAGGATCGAGATGGTGTCCTCGACCGTCGGCTCCTGCACGAACACCGGCTGGAAGCGACGGGCCAGGGCCGCGTCCTTCTCGACGTGCTTGCGGTATTCATCGAGCGTGGTGGCGCCGACGCAGTGCAGCTCGCCGCGCGCCAGGGCGGGCTTGAGCAGGTTCGAGGCGTCCATCGCCCCGTCGCTCTTCCCGGCGCCCACAAGGGTGTGCATCTCGTCGATGAACAGGATGATCGAGCCCTCGGCCGCCGTGGTCTCGGCCAGCACGGCCTTCAGGCGCTCCTCGAACTCGCCGCGGTACTTCGCGCCGGCGATCAGGCTGCCCATGTCGAGCGACAGCAGCTTCTTGTCCTTCAGGCTTTCCGGCACGTCGCCATTGACGATGCGCAGGGCCAGGCCCTCGACGATGGCGGTCTTGCCGACGCCGGGCTCGCCGATCAGGACGGGGTTGTTCTTGGTGCGGCGCGACAGGACCTGGATCGTGCGGCGGATTTCCTCGTCGCGGCCGATCACGGGGTCGAGCTTGCCGTCGCGCGCCGCCGCCGTCAGGTCGCGGGCGTAGCGCTTGAGGGCTTCATAGCCTTCCTCGGCGTTGGCGCTGTCGGCGGTGCGGCCCTTGCGGATGGCGTTGGCGGCGGTCTCCAGGGCCTGGGCGGAGGTCCCGGCTTCCTTGAATAGCTTGGCCGCCTCGCCGCCTTCCTTGGCGATGGCGATCAGCAGGCGCTCGGTGGTGACGAACGCATCCCCCGCCGCCTTGGCGGCCTTCTCGGCCTCGGCGAAGACGCGGGCGGTGTCGGGCTTCATGTAGAGCTGACCGCCGGCGCCGTCGACGCGCGGGGTCTTGGCCAGCAGGGTCTCGACGCCGCCATCCAGCTGGTCGGGGCGGCCGCCGGCGCTCTGGATCAGGGCGCGGCTAAGGCCGTCCTTCTCCTCGAGCAGGACCTTCAGGATGTGTTCGGGCGCGAATTGCTGATGCCCTCGCGCGAGGGCCAGGCTCTGGGCCGACTGAACGGCCTGCTTGGCGCGGTCAGAGTAGAGATCGATGTTCATAATGTCCCCTTCCTAGGCGGATCGGAGCCCATCGCCTTGATCAAGCACAATAGGTCCGAGCGGGATTTAGGTGTGGCTGATTAGCCACACAAGGCCTACCAGCCCTTGCTCGCCAGATATCTTTCCAGGGCCTGGATCCGCACCGCGTCGGACGGGTGGGTCGAGCCCAGATCGCCCTCCGCGCCCTTGGCGTTCTGGGCCTCGTCCATGGCCTGCATGTTCCGCCACAGCTTCACCGCCTCGCGCGGGCGGTAACCGGCGCGCTGCATGAAGTCGACGCCCAGGCGATCGGCCTCAAGCTCCTGCTTGCGCGAGAACGGCAGCAGCACGCCGTACCTGGCCGCGTCGTCGCCGTGGTCCTTCAGAAGCTTGCCGAAATCACTGCTCCCGGCCGCCGCGCCGGCGATGCCCAGCAGCACCTTGGCCGTGGTCTGCTGCGAGGCGCGCTCGGCCGCGTGGTGGGCGACGACGTGGCCGGCCTCGTGGCCGATCACCGCGGCCAGTTGGTCGTCGTTCTGGACCATGGACAGCAGCCCCACCGTCACCCCGACATGGCCGCCCGGCAACACGAAGGCGTTCGGCGCCTCGTCCAGGAACACCGCGTAGTCCCAGGGCCTGTTCGAAAGCCCCGCCGCCTCGATCACGCGCTGGCCGACGGCCCGCACGCGGTCGTTCTTGCGCGGCTCCTTGGAGATGTAGGCGGTGCGCAGGGTGTCGGCCCAGGCCTTCTCGCCATCGCGGGCCAGGCTGTCGTCGTTGACGATCAGCAGCTGATCGCGTCCGAGGTCGGCGTTGTACGCGCAGCCGCCCAACGCGGTCGCGGCGGCCAGGAGCAGCGGCAGGGTCAGGCGACGAAGAAAGGCCATGGGCTCGGCGGCGAATGTTTCCAACACGACACAAGCTTATCGCGAGCGATCGCGAGACGCGCAACAACTCAAGCACCACCGTCGCAGGCCGAGGCGACAACATCGCGCCTCCAACGAAAAAGGGAACCGCTTTCACGGCTCCCTTTCGTATGTCTCGGCGTCTGTCCCCGAAGGATCAGCCCTCGTCGGAACCGCTCTCGGCCGGAGCGCCTTCGCCCGACTCGAAGCTGCGCGGGGCGCGGCGGCGGCGGGGCTTCTTGACCTCTTCGCCGTCGGCCGAGGCTTCGGGCGCGGGCGCGGCCTCGGGGGCGGCGCGTTCGGTCTTGCGGCCGAGGAACGCCGGGGCGTGGCTGACGGCGCCGTCCTGGCCGCGCAGCAGGGGCGAGCCCTCGCTGGCCGACGCCTCGGCGGTCAGGGGCGAGGCTTCCGGCTCGATCACGGCCATCGGATCGCGCTCGCCGCGCGGCTGCCAGTCGCGGTCGCGATTGCGGTCGCGGCGGCGGCGGCCTTCGCGGAATTCGCCCTCGCCCTGAGGCTGGTCGCCCTCGGCGGCGGGCCGGTCGTCGCGGGGACGATCGTCACGGTCGCGGAAGCGGTCTTCGCGAGGACGGTCGTCCCGGGGACGGTCGTCGCGCGGGCGGTCGTCACGGGGGCGGTCGTCACGGGGACGATCATCGCGGGGACGGTCGTCGCGGTTGCGATCCCGATCGCGGTCGCGATCGTCACGGTCGCGCCAGCGGTCGCGATCACGGTTGCGATCGTCTCGGTTACGATCGTCACGGGGGCGATCATCGCGGTTGCGGTCGCGATCGCGATTGCGGTCCCGGTCGCGGCTTTCGAAGCGGTCGCGGCGTTGCTCGCCGCCCTCGCCCTCGCCGCCCTCGCCCTGGGCCTGGCCCTCGGCCGGCGTCTCGGCGACTTCCGGCTCTTCCGGCGGCTCGGCCTCGAAGTCGATCTCGTAGGCGGCGTAGACGTCCTTGCCGACGATGTCGGCCACCGGACGATTCGGTTGGATGGCGCGCAGGACGCGGAAGTAGTGCTCGGCGTGCTGCAGATAGTTTTCCGCGAGCACCCGGTCGCCGGACGACGAGGCGTCGCGAGCCAGCTGCTGGTACTTCTCGTAGACGCTCTGGGCCGCGCCGCGCACCTTCACGCCTTCCGGACCGTTCGAGTCGAACGCGCGGTTAGCGTTGTGCTGCTGAGGCTTGCCGCCGTTGCCGCCGCGATTGTTGCGGCCGCGTTGGCGCTTCATGCCTTTGAAATCTCTCATGTTCTCTTCTGAACCTGTCCGGGAGGTCAGTCTTGAGCTGGCGCATCCGGCCTTGCTGGTCTCTAGGCGGGTCGACCCCTCGTCGATGTCAGAGACACTGGTTTCCGTAGAGCCCCCGCCCTGCTCTTTGCGGCGCGGCGACCGGCGGACCGGGCGCGCCTGCCGGGGGAGCCTCGCCAGCACCCAACGCCCTTAGGCGTCAGCGCTTGCTTTTCCCATCACCCGGCGATCTGGAAGGAGACAGGACTCGTCTAGCGGTTCACGCCCCGGTTTCCAAGGGATTTTTCACCCCGGTCACCACACGGTCGTGCGTGGACAGGTCCTTGATCGTCCGAACCTGTTGCGCGCCCGCCGCGCGGAACAGAGCCTCGACGGCCTTGGACTGGTCGTAGCCGATCTCGACGGCGAACATGCCGCCGGGCTTGAGCACCCGCAGGATCTCCGGCGCCAGCAGGCGGTAGGCGTCCAGGCCGTCGGCGCCGCCGTCCAGCGCCAGGCGCGGTTCGTGGTCGCGAACCTCCGGCTCCAGCGTCTCGATCACCGCCGAGGGAATGTAGGGCGGGTTGGAGACCACGAGGTCGAAGCTGGCGTCGGCCAGGCCCGCCGTCCAGTCGCCGTGCATCAGCGCCGCGCGGTTGTTCAAATCGAGGTTGGCGGCGTTGTCGCGCGCCACGGCCAGGGCTTCGTTGGACGCATCCACGCCCAGCCCCTTGGCCGCCGGCCGCTCGGCCAGCACCGCCAGCAGGATCGTGCCCGAGCCGACGCCCAGATCCAGCATCGAGAACGGCATGCTCTCGGGAAAAGCCTTCAGCACCTCGTCGACGATGACCTCGGTCTCGGGACGCGGGGTCAGGACGTTCTTGTTCACCTGCAGCAGGATCTTCCAGAAACCCTTGCGGCCGATGATGTGGCTGACCGGTTCGCGGCGGGCGCGGCGGGTCAGGAACTCTTCGAGCATCGCCGACTGCTCGGCGGTCAGTTCGCGATAGGGATCAGTGACGATCTCGGTGCGGGTGACGCCGGCGGCGACCTCCAGCATCAGGCGCGCGTCGATCGAGGGCTGATCGATGCCGGCGTCCTTCAGACGATCCTTGGCGGCGGTCCAGGCTTTGACGAGGGTCTGGGTCATGGGCGGGGCATTTAGCGCGTTGGGCGGCGGGAGGCGAGATTGAATGCGATACCAGTTTTTGGTATTGATCCGCGCATGGCCAGCAAAAATACCTCCGTGACCCTGGGCGACCACTTCCAGGCTTTCATCGACAGCCAGGTCGCTGATGGGCGGTATGGTTCCGCGAGCGAGGTCATAAGGGCTGGACTGCGCCTGCTGGAGGACAACGAAGCCAAGCTGAAGGCGCTGCGCGCCGCGCTGATCGAGGGCGAGGAAAGCGGCTTCATCGAGGATTTCGACTTCGACGCTTTCATTGAAAAGAAGCTGCGGGCCTCGGCTCCCCCAGGCTTCCACGAAGAATGAAACCATACCGGCTGTCACGTTGCGCCAGGGCCGATCTCGACGACATCTGGGACTACTCCGAACACCGGTGGGGAGCCCAGCAGGCGGCCGACTATGTGCGCCAGATCCGAATGTCGATCGAGATGATCGCCGAGCGACCCGATCTGGGATGGCCCGACGACAGCCTTCGCCCCGGCTACCGACGCCGCGCCGCCGGTTCGCATGTGATTTTCTATAGAATTGGCGCCCAGATCGAGATTGTCCGGGTGCTGCACCAGAGCATGAACGCGAGGGCGCTTTTGAGCTGACGCTTAGCCCACAGCCACCCCATCCCCCTCCGCCACCGCGCCGCCGACCGTCACCGACAGATAGATTCCGCAGAACATGTGGCCGTAGAGGTCGAACAGCGCCTTGACGAGGTCGGCGTCGCGTTCGCCGGCGCCCGGATCGACGTGAGTGGCTGCGCAGCGGACGATGGGTTTCAGCACCTGCGCGGTCGCCCCGCCGATGCTCAGCGTCCGGCCGGTCCAGTCGTTCTCGACCCAGGCCGGCCAGCCTTCGACATAGAGATTGGCGCGAAAGCGCAGGGGATCCAGCGCGCGGCCGATACGCTGACCAAGGTCTCGCACGCTGGCCAGGTTCACGATCGAGACGAAGCCGGACTTGCTGTCCATGAAGCGGTGCGCGCCCGGGCCTTCGATCACCTTCAGAGGCCCCGAAGCTTTCTCGCCCAGAAAGGCGGCCAGCCAGGCCTCGAAGCCCGCGCGTCCGGCCGGAGCGCGCAGGTCGCCGGCGAAGTCCGGATGTCCGTGGGCCTTGGCGGAGAGCACGCTGCTGGCCTCGTCATAGGCGGTGCGCACGCGGGCGACCGCCGGGATCTTGGCCAGCACCGTGAACTTCATCTTCGAGATGTGGTCCGGCGCGGCCGGATCGAAACCGCTCGGCCCGTCCTCGACGGCGTACAGCCGATCGCAGGGAAAACACGCCCCCGCCTCCAGCGTGACGGCGCTCAGCCGCTCGGGCGTGAACCCCTTGACGGGGTGGCGGTACAGCGAGGCGATCTTGGCGTCCATGGCGCGGCACCATCCGGCTCGACTCGCGCCATGGCAAGGCTTGGCTGGTCCCAGGGCCGGAACGGAGCGCGGCGATCGGGGTTCTTGCAACTCCGGAGGGCGCTTCATGAGCGACGCAAAGCCGCGTCCGATCCTGTCCTGGCTGCGATCCCGGCCCTACCACCTGGCGCCGTGGATCGTGCTGCTGGCCGCCGCGCCGTTCGCCTTGCCCCGCAAGCGGACCGAGACGCCGATCGACGACCCGCCGGGCCTGTCAGAAGCCCGCGCCATGCCGCCCCACGACTTCGAGGCGGCCGAGCCGCGCCGAGGCCGGGCCGCGCATCATCCGGTCCATATTCCCCTGCTTGGCTGGCGCGACATCGTCTGGCGGACCTGGCGCGAGATCGGCGTCGACCGGCTCCCCGCCGTCGCCGGAGGCGTCACCTTCTACACCCTGCTGGCCCTGATCCCCGCGATCGGCGCCTTCGTGTCGCTGTACGGCCTGTTCGCCGACGTGCGCACGGTCGAGCAGCAACTGCGCGACATGGCCGGCGTCTTCCCCCCGTCCGTGGTCAAGATCGTCGGCGAGCAGATGCTGCGCCTGGCCAGCCAGGGCGAGACCAAGCTGGGCGTGGCGTTCGGCTTTTCGCTGCTGCTGTCGGTGTGGAGCGCCAACGCCAGCATGCGAACGCTCTTCGACGGGCTGAACATCGCCTATGACGAGGAGGAGAAGCGCCACATCGTGCGGCGCACCCTGCTTAGCTACGGCTTCACCGTCTGCGCCCTGGTCTATGCCGCCGCCGTGTCGAGCGTCCTGATCGTCACGCCGTGGCTGATGAAGGCCGCGCGGCTGCCGGCGCTGGACGCCTTCTGGGGCCCGATCCGCTGGGTGATGGTGATGGCGATGACGGCGGTCGCCTTCGCCGTGCTCTACCGCTTCGCCCCCAGCCGGGCGCAGGCGCGGTGGCGGTGGGTCTGGATCGGAGCCGTCACGGCGTCGGCGGGCTGGCTGGTCGGTTCGCTGGGCTTTTCGACCTACGTCAACCGCGTCGCCCACTTCGACGCGACCTATGGGCCGCTGGGGGCGATCATCGCCTTCATGGTCTGGGTGTGGTTCTCGATCATGGCGATCCTGATCGGCGCCGAGCTGAACGCCGAGATCGAGCACCAGACCGCCGTCGACTCCACCACCGGCCCCGAGCAGCCGATGGGCGCGCGCGGGGCGGCCATGGCCGACACGGTGGGCCTGGCCTTCCATCCCTGGGAGCTGATCCGCCGCGAGGCCGGGGTCGTGAAGCGGATGACCGGCGGCGCGTGGAAACGCGTGCGCGGGCGCTAGCCCCCGTTTTAGCCCTTCGGCTGGATCCGCGACGGCTTGATGGCCCGCAGGGCGAACTTGAAGCCCTCGCCATTGTCCTCGCTGAACGCCAGATCGAAGTCGGCCTGGTAGAAGGCGCGGTAGTCGGTCATGGCCGTGCGGCCGACCTGCTCGTAGCGAGGCTGCTGCAGGAAGACGAGCGTCTCGGGCTGGATCACCCGGGTGTGCCCCGGATCGCCCCACGCCCAGCGCGAGGTCACCGACGGACAGGTGGCGCATAGCAGGCCGCCGTGCTTCAGGATGCGCCAGAACTCGCTGAACTGCGCCAGGAAGAAGCGCCAATCACCTTGCTGACCGGTGTGCTCCAGCACCTCATAGGCGTGGATCTCGTCGAAATGGTCGTCGGCGAACGGATAGGGCAGGATGTTGAGGTCGTGGATGACGTCGGCGCCGGAGTGCGGATCGATGTCCAGCGTGGTCAGGTCGTTCCATCCCGGATTGGACGCATCGCCGACGCGCTTGTCGCGGCTATTGCCGCAGCCGATCAGAAGTTCCGGCATGCCCACCCCCGTGGTCAGCCCCTGGAGTTGGGGGCTTACTTCACGCTAAGCGATTCGAGCGCTCTCGCTGCACGGAAACGATATGCCCCCGCCCACGCCCTATGCGGACCACGAACTGGCCGACATCGTCGCCCTGGTGAACTCGGCCTATCGGGGCGAGCTGGCCGCCAAGGGCTGGACCAGCGAGAGCTATCTTCTGGGCGGCCAGCGCACCGACGAGGAGACCTTGCGCGCCGACCTCGCCGCCAAGCCCGGCGCGACGATCCTGACCTTCCGCGACGGGCCGGAAGACAAGCCCTACGCCTGCGCCTGGCTGGAGCCCACCGACGGCGAGGCCTGGTACGTCGGCATGGTCACCGTCTCGCCATTGCGCCAGGACGGCGGCCTGGGCCGCGCGATGCTGGAGGCCTGCGAGGCGCACGCCAAGGCGAAGGGCGGCCGGCGCATGCGGATGACCGTCATCTCGGTCCGCGACACCCTGATCGCCTGGTACCAGCGCCGCGGCTACCAGCTGACCGGCGAGACCCAGCCCTTCCCCTATGGCGACGAGCGGTTCGGCCAGCCCCAGCGCGACGACCTGGCGTTCGTGGTGCTGGAAAAGGCGCTGTAAGCGATCGCATTACCGAAGCTTAAGTAGCTCCCCGCCGCGCGGCGCGATCACATGCGGTCGCTTTCCGCCCAGGGGTTTTCCATGCGTTTTCCGTTCCGCGCGACCGTCGGCGCCGCGTTCGCCGTCCTTTTCGTCGCCTCGGCCCCGGCCTGGGCCGCGCCGACGCCCGTCCCGGTGGGCCAGCCCCTCGCCCGCTTCGACAAGATCAAGCCCGCCACGCACCACTATCTGCGCTATCGCCAGGTCGGCGACACCATCACGCCGCTGGACGTCTGGACGCGTGAAATCCGCATCGAGCCGGACGCCTCGGGCGTGAAGCGGCTGCACATCGTCCAGCACTGGGACGGCGCGACGCCGGGAACGGTCAAGCAGCTCGACTCGTGGTTCGAGCTCGACACCTTCCGCCCCTTCACCCACCAGCGCAGCACCACCGGCAAGGACGGCCAGACCAAGATCGAGGGCTTCGACTTCAAGCCCGACCGGATCGTCGGCCTGAAGGATCTGCCCGGCAACGCCCAGGCCGCCTACGACATGGCCTCGCCCCAGCCGGCCTTCAATTTCGAGACCGACATGGAGACCCTGCAGGCCCTGCCGCTGGCGAAGGGCTATGAGGCGCGGATCGTCTTCCACCATCCCGGCGGCGGCGCGCCGGCGCCTTACCTGTTCAAGGTCGCGGGCTCGGAGACCCTGACCAGTTCGGCCGGCGGCAAGGTCGACTGCTGGGTGGTCACCACCGACTACAACCACCCCGAATGGCCGGTCGCCCGGTTCTGGCTGGCCAAGGACAGCCAGGTGGTCGTCAAGGTCGTCTCGCCCGCGCCGGACGGATCGACCTGGGTCAAGACCCTGCTCTGGTGAACTCCGGACGATCCGCCGCCTCACGGGCGCCGCCTCGACCTCAGGTCATCGATCTTGGTTACTCAGCACGTGCGAATTGATCGCACTGCTTCCGCTACCAAAAGTCAGACAAATACAATGAAGTCTCAGGAAAGGCGCGAGTCCAGGGACTCCGAACACCTCTACCCGCGACATTTTGTCAACGGCTTGGCCGATTATATGGGGGTTAATACCTCTAATATCTGATGCTCATCGAAGAGAGGCAACAACGCGCTCTTCGCATGAAGGCAATAGTCATGTTGAGGCTGCGCAATCTCTCCATCATGGCGCGCCTGCGTCTGGTGGTGCTGTTCTCGGGTATCGGCCTGGCGATCGCGATCGGCGTCGGCTTGCTGAACCTGTCCGGCTCGATGCACGCCGACATCGCGGCGAAGACGCGCAGCCAGGTCGAGACGGCCGTATCGGTCGCCGACCACTATTACGCCGAGTCCAAGGCCGGGCGGATGAGCGAAGACGAGGCCAAGGCGGCCGCGATCGGCGCGCTGAAAGCCATGCGTTACGGCGGCCAGGAGTACTTCTGGATCACCGATCTCAACACCCGGATGGTGATGCACCCGATGAAGCCGCAGCTGGACGGCACGGACGTCTCCGAGAAGCGCGACCCGAAGGGCAAGGCGCTGTTCTCCGAGATGACCAAGGTCGCCAAGGCGGATGGGCGCGGCTTCGTGAACTACATGTGGCCCAAGCCCGGCCATGATCAGCCGCAGCCGAAGATCTCGTACGTGGCGCTGATGCCGGCCTGGGGCTGGATCGTCGGGTCCGGCGTCTATGTGGACGACATTCAGGATGCGATCGGCAAGGAGGCCCTGAAGCTGGCCGCCATCGGGCTTGTGCTTCTGCTGATCGTCGGCGTCGGGGCCGCCCTTCTGGGCCAGACGATCACGCGGCCCATCATGACCCTGACCCAGCGGATGAGCGGCCTGGCGGAAGGCGACAAGGACAGCCCCGTCCCCTTCGCCGACCTGGCCAACGAGACGGGCGAGATGGCCCGCGCCCTGGCCGTCTTCCGTCAAGCCGCCCTGGACCGCGAGCGCCTCGAGGCCGAAACCGCGGCCATGCGCGACCAGGCGACCGCTGAAAGCCAGAAGCGCGCGGAAGCCGAACGCGCGGCCGCCGAGGTTCAGCGCCGCGTGGTCACGGACGTCACCGCCGTCGCGGCGCGACTGGCCGCGGGCGACCTGACCGTGCGCCTGGCGCGAGATTTCCCCGCCGACTACACCGAGCTGCGCGAGAACCTGAACGCGGCGCTGGCGCAGCTGGCCTCGGCGATGAAGGCCGTGCGCGACAACGCCCTGGGCATTCAGCACGGCGCCGACGACATCGCCTCGGCTTCGGACAATCTGTCGCGTCGCACCGAGCAGCAGGCGGCCACCCTGGAAGAGACCACGGCCGCCCTGGGCGAGCTGACCAACACCGTCCAGCGCTCGGCGACGGGCGCGCGTCAGGCTCGCGCCGCGGTCGCCGTGGCCCAGGAGCAGGCCCAGCACAGCGGCGCGGTCGCCGACAAGGCCGTGGCCGCCATGGGCCAGATCGAGGACTCCTCGCAGCAGATCACCAACATCATCGGCGTCATCGACGAGATCGCCTTCCAGACCAACCTCCTGGCGCTGAACGCCGGGGTCGAGGCCGCTCGGGCCGGCGAGAGCGGCAAGGGCTTCGCGGTCGTCGCCCAGGAAGTGCGGGCCCTGGCCCAGCGCTCGGCCGAGGCCGCCAAGGAGATCAAGGGCCTGATCGGGGCCTCGTCGCGGCAGATCGACGAAGGCGTCACCCTGGTGCGCGAGATGGGCGACGCCATGCAGGGCATCGTCGGCAAGGTGGATGAAATCGACGGCCTGATGGGCGGCATCGCCAGCCTCGCGGCGGACCAGTCGGAAGGCCTGGGGCAGATCAATATCGCCATGTCGCAGATCGACCAGAACACGCAGCAGAACGCCGCCATGGTCGAGGAGGCGACCGCCGCGGTCCACTCGCTGAAGAACGAGACGAACCAGTTGGCGAAACTGGTCAGTCAGTTCGATGTCGATGACTCGTCGCGCGACGCCGGCGCCGAGCCGCTGCGCGCCAGCGCCTAGGGCATTTTCCGATAAGTGTGAAACGGTTATCGGATCGAAAAATGCTCTAAACTTTTGAATTAGAGCCCTTTTTATCCGATCTGATTGATTCAGTCAGATCGGAAAGGGCTCTAGCGCTAGATCACCGCGCGCGAGCGCTCGCCGACTTCGCTGGACAGCGCCCCGGCCACGATCTCCAGGCCCTGGCGAAGCGCCTGACGGTCTGGCGCCGCGCCCAGGCAGACGCGGACGCCGGTGACGAGACCCGGCTCGACGATCGGCGCGTCGGGGGGCGTCACCTCGGCCCCGCCGCGCAGGGCTCGGCCCGCCAGGCGCTCGGCCTCCAGCTCGCTCATGGGAAGCCAGACGTGGGGCGCGCAGTCCGAGCGCGGCGGCTCGATCGCCGAACCCAGGATCTCGCGGGCCAGGGACAGGCGCGCCGCGGCCTCCTCGCGGACCTCCTCGACGATCTGGTCGGCCGCGCCGTCCTCGATCCACTGGGTCGCCACCAGGCCGCCGAAGCCGGAGGGCGCGTAGGTCAGGGCCCGCACCGCATCCAGCACGCGCTCGAAGGCGGCCTGGGTCGGCGCGACCAGGAAGCCGGCGCGCAGGCCAGGCCCCAGCGTCTTCGACACGCCCGAGACATGGAAGGTCCGCTCGGGCGCCAGCAGGGCCAGAGGCGGCGGCGCGTCCGGGGCGTAGGCCCCGTAGATGTCGTCCTCGATGATCGTCAGGTCGAGCCGCCGGGCCAGGGCCGCGATCGCCTCGCGCCGCGACACGCTCATGATCCGCCCGGTCGGGTTCTGCAGGGTCGGGATCACGGACAGCACGCGCGCGCCGGTCGCCTTCACGGCCGCCTCCAGCGCGTCGGGGCTCAGCCCCTCCTCGTCCAGCGCCACGCCCTTCAGGCGCAGACCCATGTGCGCCGCCAGCGCCTTGACGCCGTTATAGGTCGAGGCCTCGCACAGGACCGTGCCCCCGCCTCGGGCGACCGCGCCCATGGCCAGGGCCAGGCCCTGCTGGGCGCCGTTGCAGCAGACCAGGCGCGACCAGTCCGCGCCGTCGAAACCGCCGAACCTCGCCAGCCATAGCGCGCCGGCTCGCCGCTGGGCCTCGTGACCGGCCGCCGGGGCGTAGGCCAGGTGCTCCAGAAGGTCCGGCCGGCGGCGCAAGCGAGCCAAGGCCTCGGCGATCCGGCTGGCGGCGGGGCCCGCCGGCGCGATGTTCTGGGCCAGGTTGATCGGCCCCTCGCGGACCGGCGCGCGGTGATCGGCGGGCGCGTTGACGAAGCTGCCGCGGCCGACATGGGCGCTGACCAGCCCCGCCTTCTCGGCCTCGACATAGGCGCGGGTGACCGTGCCCAGGCCGATCCCCAGCCGGTAGGCCAGGTCCCGCTGGGGCGGCAGCCGCGCCCCCGCCGCCAGCGCGCCTTTGGCGACGTCCGCCCGCAAGGCCGCGACCAGCCGCTCGTAAAGCGGCCCGTCGCCGTCGGGAATGATGGGGGTCCAGGGCGAGGCCAAGACGATCTCCGAATTGATACAGTGACAATATGCAGTTTGACTCACGATACAATGGAAATCATCACGATGACATTCCGATCTCACCGACCGAGACAAAGAGGCCGTGATGACTTCCGAACTGCTGCTCGCCTACGTCCTGTTCTGCTTCGCCACGGCCGGCACGCCGGGCCCGAACAACATGATGCTGCTGGCCTCGGGCGCGAACTTCGGCTTCCGCCGCACGGTGCTGCACATCCTGGGGATCAGCTGCGGCCTGGGCTTCATGGTGCTGTGCATGGGCTTTGGACTGGGAAGCGTGTTCAAGGCCTTCCCCGTGCTGCACGAGATCCTGCGCTGGGTGGGCGCGGGCTACATGCTGTGGCTGGCCTGGAAGATCGGGACCTCGGACAAGGTCAGCGACCGCGAGGCGGCCAGCCGGCCGATGACCTTCCTGCAGGCCGCGGCGTTCCAGTGGGTGAACCCCAAGGCCTGGGCGATGGCGCTGGGCGCGGTGACGACCTATGCGCCCGAGGGCGGCTCGTGGACGATCGTGCCGCTGCTGGCCGGGACCTTCATGCTGGTCGGCGCGCCGTGCAGCGCCGCCTGGGCGGGATTTGGGCAAGGGCTTAGGCCGTTCCTGGACCGTCCGGCGGTCCTGCGGACCTTCAACGTGACCATGGCCGTCCTCCTGGTCGTGTCGCTGCTGCCCATGATCTTCGAGCACGGCAAGCCGCCCAGGCTGGATGCGCGGGACCTGGCGATCGGCGCGCCGCCGATTGTCGTCACGCCCTGGCGCGGCTGAGCGGCGGACAAAGAAAAAGGGCCGGCTCCTTTCGGAACCGGCCCCGTCTCCAGACGAGGGACCCGAAGGTCC
Coding sequences within:
- the clpB gene encoding ATP-dependent chaperone ClpB, producing MNIDLYSDRAKQAVQSAQSLALARGHQQFAPEHILKVLLEEKDGLSRALIQSAGGRPDQLDGGVETLLAKTPRVDGAGGQLYMKPDTARVFAEAEKAAKAAGDAFVTTERLLIAIAKEGGEAAKLFKEAGTSAQALETAANAIRKGRTADSANAEEGYEALKRYARDLTAAARDGKLDPVIGRDEEIRRTIQVLSRRTKNNPVLIGEPGVGKTAIVEGLALRIVNGDVPESLKDKKLLSLDMGSLIAGAKYRGEFEERLKAVLAETTAAEGSIILFIDEMHTLVGAGKSDGAMDASNLLKPALARGELHCVGATTLDEYRKHVEKDAALARRFQPVFVQEPTVEDTISILRGLKEKYEVHHGVRISDSAIVAAATLSSRYIADRFLPDKAIDLVDEASSRVRMQIDSKPEELDEIDRRLVQLKIEREALSKETDAASKQRLENLEVEIDDLQFRSDEMTAKWKAEKEKVGGAAQAREALDRLRADLANAQRAGDFARAGQIQYGEIPALEKRLAEAEQGDTQALTPEVVDAEQIAAVVSRWTGVPVEKMLEGEREKLLKMEDQLRGRVVGQDEALEAVSDAVRRARAGLQDPSKPIGSFLFLGPTGVGKTELTKSLAEFLFADEAAITRMDMSEYMEKHSVSRLIGAPPGYVGYDEGGALTEAVRRRPYQVVLFDEIEKAHPDVFNVLLQVLDDGRLTDGQGRTVDFRNTLIIMTSNLGAEFLANQEEGEDVEAVRPMVMNTVRGHFRPEFLNRIDEIILFKRLSRSNMGDIVRIQLHRVEKLLADRRMSLALDAEALNWIADKGYDPVYGARPLKRVIQKELVDPIAKKLLAGEIEDGGVIAVGVQDGQLSFGKAVLQ
- a CDS encoding M48 family metallopeptidase, encoding MAFLRRLTLPLLLAAATALGGCAYNADLGRDQLLIVNDDSLARDGEKAWADTLRTAYISKEPRKNDRVRAVGQRVIEAAGLSNRPWDYAVFLDEAPNAFVLPGGHVGVTVGLLSMVQNDDQLAAVIGHEAGHVVAHHAAERASQQTTAKVLLGIAGAAAGSSDFGKLLKDHGDDAARYGVLLPFSRKQELEADRLGVDFMQRAGYRPREAVKLWRNMQAMDEAQNAKGAEGDLGSTHPSDAVRIQALERYLASKGW
- a CDS encoding DUF4167 domain-containing protein yields the protein MRDFKGMKRQRGRNNRGGNGGKPQQHNANRAFDSNGPEGVKVRGAAQSVYEKYQQLARDASSSGDRVLAENYLQHAEHYFRVLRAIQPNRPVADIVGKDVYAAYEIDFEAEPPEEPEVAETPAEGQAQGEGGEGEGGEQRRDRFESRDRDRNRDRDRNRDDRPRDDRNRDDRNRDRDRWRDRDDRDRDRDRNRDDRPRDDRPRDDRPRDDRPRDDRPRDDRPREDRFRDRDDRPRDDRPAAEGDQPQGEGEFREGRRRRDRNRDRDWQPRGERDPMAVIEPEASPLTAEASASEGSPLLRGQDGAVSHAPAFLGRKTERAAPEAAPAPEASADGEEVKKPRRRRAPRSFESGEGAPAESGSDEG
- the prmC gene encoding peptide chain release factor N(5)-glutamine methyltransferase; this encodes MTQTLVKAWTAAKDRLKDAGIDQPSIDARLMLEVAAGVTRTEIVTDPYRELTAEQSAMLEEFLTRRARREPVSHIIGRKGFWKILLQVNKNVLTPRPETEVIVDEVLKAFPESMPFSMLDLGVGSGTILLAVLAERPAAKGLGVDASNEALAVARDNAANLDLNNRAALMHGDWTAGLADASFDLVVSNPPYIPSAVIETLEPEVRDHEPRLALDGGADGLDAYRLLAPEILRVLKPGGMFAVEIGYDQSKAVEALFRAAGAQQVRTIKDLSTHDRVVTGVKNPLETGA
- a CDS encoding type II toxin-antitoxin system ParD family antitoxin; the protein is MASKNTSVTLGDHFQAFIDSQVADGRYGSASEVIRAGLRLLEDNEAKLKALRAALIEGEESGFIEDFDFDAFIEKKLRASAPPGFHEE